The Gymnodinialimonas sp. 57CJ19 genome includes a window with the following:
- the serA gene encoding phosphoglycerate dehydrogenase yields the protein MAPKVLVSDKLSETAVQIFRDRGVDVTFDPTIGKDKEKLLSVIDQYDGLAIRSATKATEKVIAAATNLKVIGRAGIGVDNVDIPAASKKGIIVMNTPFGNSITTAEHAIAMMFAVARQIPEASASTHDGKWEKSRFMGVELTAKTLGVIGAGNIGSIVISRALGLKMKVIAYDPFLSEERAKEIGCQKVELDELLSRADFITMHVPFTEKTANILSAENLAKTKKGVRIINCARGGLVDEAALAELLKSGHVAGAAFDVFAQEPATENPLFHLPNVVVTPHLGAATTEAQENVALQVAEQMSDYLLSGAVTNALNMPSVTAEEAAIMGPWVKLAEHLGAFIGQLTNEPINSIDVVYNGVVTGMNLKALDCAAIAGVMKASNPDVNMVSAPVIAKERGIELSQTTQDKSGVFDGYIRLVVKTDKRERSIAGTVFSDGKPRFIQIKGINIDAEIGSHMLYTTNNDVPGIIGALGQTMGENGVNIANFTLGRSGPDGQAIALLYLDEQPPAAVLQKLMDTGLFQSVKPLQFDAV from the coding sequence ATGGCCCCCAAAGTTCTCGTATCCGACAAGCTCTCGGAAACCGCTGTCCAAATCTTCCGTGATCGTGGCGTCGACGTCACCTTCGACCCGACAATCGGCAAGGACAAAGAAAAACTCCTGTCCGTGATCGACCAATACGATGGTCTCGCGATCCGCTCGGCCACCAAGGCGACCGAGAAAGTCATTGCCGCCGCGACCAACCTCAAGGTCATTGGCCGCGCTGGTATCGGTGTCGACAACGTCGATATCCCAGCCGCGTCCAAGAAGGGCATCATTGTGATGAACACTCCCTTCGGGAATTCCATCACGACGGCAGAACATGCCATCGCGATGATGTTTGCCGTCGCCCGTCAAATCCCCGAGGCTTCTGCCTCCACCCATGACGGAAAGTGGGAAAAGTCCAGGTTCATGGGGGTCGAGCTGACCGCCAAGACGCTGGGCGTCATCGGCGCGGGCAACATCGGCTCCATCGTTATCTCCCGCGCCTTGGGGCTGAAGATGAAGGTCATCGCCTATGACCCCTTCCTCAGCGAAGAACGGGCCAAGGAAATCGGCTGCCAGAAGGTAGAGCTGGATGAACTTCTGTCCCGCGCCGATTTCATCACCATGCACGTGCCCTTCACCGAGAAGACGGCGAATATCCTGTCAGCAGAAAACCTCGCCAAGACCAAAAAGGGCGTACGGATCATCAACTGTGCCCGAGGCGGTCTGGTGGATGAGGCGGCCCTGGCCGAGCTTCTGAAATCCGGTCACGTGGCGGGCGCCGCTTTTGACGTGTTCGCGCAGGAACCGGCGACGGAGAACCCTCTGTTCCACCTGCCAAATGTTGTCGTCACGCCCCACCTTGGCGCGGCCACCACGGAAGCGCAGGAGAACGTGGCGCTGCAAGTGGCCGAGCAGATGTCGGATTATCTGCTGTCCGGCGCTGTCACCAACGCGCTCAACATGCCATCGGTCACCGCGGAAGAAGCGGCGATCATGGGGCCTTGGGTGAAACTGGCCGAGCACCTCGGTGCCTTTATCGGGCAGCTCACAAATGAGCCGATCAATTCCATCGACGTGGTTTACAACGGTGTCGTCACCGGCATGAACCTGAAGGCTTTGGATTGCGCCGCTATTGCAGGTGTCATGAAGGCCAGCAACCCTGACGTGAACATGGTGTCGGCCCCCGTCATCGCGAAAGAGCGCGGGATTGAGCTGTCGCAAACAACCCAGGACAAATCCGGCGTGTTTGATGGCTACATTCGCCTTGTGGTGAAAACCGACAAGCGGGAACGCTCGATCGCTGGCACGGTCTTCAGCGATGGCAAACCACGCTTCATCCAGATCAAAGGCATCAACATCGATGCCGAGATTGGCTCGCATATGCTCTACACCACCAACAACGACGTTCCCGGCATTATCGGTGCCCTGGGTCAAACGATGGGGGAGAACGGCGTGAATATCGCGAACTTCACCCTTGGTCGTTCCGGCCCTGACGGTCAGGCCATTGCGCTGTTGTACCTGGACGAGCAGCCACCGGCGGCTGTGTTGCAGAAATTGATGGACACGGGCCTGTTTCAATCGGTCAAGCCCCTGCAATTTGACGCGGTGTAA
- a CDS encoding phosphoserine transaminase codes for MVTETPGTRPTTKPVNPRFSSGPCAKPPTWTVDALKEAPLGRSHRAAVGKDLLKGVIDDTARILGLPEGYRVGIVPASDTGAMEMAMWSLLGARKATMLAWESFGAGWVTDVVKQLKLDAEVKTADYGQIVDLAEVDFDTDVVFTWNGTTSGVRVPNGDAISSDRAGLTICDATSAAFAQDLPWDKLDVTTFSWQKVMGGEAAHGMIILSPRAVERLESYTPAWPLPKIFRLTKGGKLIDGIFKGATINTPSMLAVEDYAFALNWADSIGGLSGLMQRADANADAIHAFTDARDWIANLADDPTTRSNTSVCLKFTDTRIQDGAAFAKAVAKRLSDEGVALDVGAYRDAPAGLRIWCGATVETSDIDAMLPWLDWAFHAEIEAQP; via the coding sequence ATGGTTACTGAGACACCGGGCACCCGCCCGACCACGAAGCCCGTGAACCCACGCTTTTCGTCCGGCCCCTGCGCCAAACCCCCGACATGGACCGTTGACGCGTTGAAAGAAGCGCCCCTTGGCCGCTCGCACCGCGCGGCAGTGGGAAAAGACCTGCTGAAAGGCGTGATCGACGACACCGCCCGCATTCTGGGCCTGCCCGAGGGCTACCGTGTCGGCATCGTCCCCGCCTCGGACACCGGCGCGATGGAAATGGCGATGTGGTCCCTTCTGGGCGCGCGCAAAGCGACCATGCTGGCTTGGGAAAGCTTCGGCGCGGGCTGGGTCACGGATGTTGTCAAACAGCTGAAACTCGATGCCGAGGTGAAAACCGCTGACTACGGTCAGATCGTGGACCTGGCCGAGGTCGATTTCGACACAGATGTCGTCTTCACGTGGAACGGCACGACCTCGGGCGTCCGCGTGCCAAACGGCGACGCGATCTCGTCGGACCGCGCTGGCCTGACAATCTGCGACGCAACATCAGCGGCCTTCGCCCAGGATCTGCCCTGGGACAAGCTGGATGTGACCACCTTTTCCTGGCAGAAAGTCATGGGCGGTGAAGCGGCCCATGGGATGATCATCCTCAGCCCCCGTGCGGTGGAACGCCTCGAATCCTACACCCCGGCTTGGCCCCTGCCAAAAATCTTCCGCCTGACCAAAGGCGGCAAGCTGATCGACGGGATCTTCAAAGGCGCCACGATCAACACGCCCTCCATGCTGGCCGTTGAAGATTACGCCTTCGCCCTGAACTGGGCCGACAGCATCGGCGGCCTTTCTGGCCTGATGCAGCGGGCCGATGCCAACGCCGACGCCATCCACGCCTTCACCGACGCCCGTGATTGGATCGCAAACCTTGCCGATGATCCGACAACGCGCTCCAACACGTCCGTCTGCCTGAAGTTCACCGACACCCGCATCCAAGACGGGGCCGCCTTCGCCAAAGCCGTTGCCAAACGGCTCTCGGACGAAGGTGTCGCGCTGGATGTCGGTGCCTACCGCGATGCCCCTGCGGGCCTTCGCATTTGGTGCGGTGCCACCGTCGAGACCTCGGACATCGACGCCATGCTCCCCTGGCTCGACTGGGCCTTCCACGCCGAGATCGAAGCGCAGCCCTAA
- a CDS encoding ABC transporter ATP-binding protein, which translates to METPLLDLRDIRKTYPSDNGPLRVLDGVSVTLSARETLALTGESGSGKSTLLHLSGGLDQPDSGAVVLDGQDIGQLDDAARAHVRRMRIGLIFQQFNLVPSLSVGANIALQARLAGRHDKAFAADLAERLGLSALLSRYPEQLSGGQQQRVAIARALAPRPALLLADEPTGNLDEETGDRVLTLLLELVAETGAGLLMVTHSPRLADRLGRRVHLSRGGLGG; encoded by the coding sequence ATGGAAACGCCTTTGCTTGATTTGCGTGACATTCGCAAAACCTACCCCTCGGATAACGGCCCCTTACGGGTGCTTGATGGGGTATCTGTCACCTTGAGTGCGCGGGAAACGCTGGCGCTGACCGGGGAAAGCGGATCGGGCAAATCCACCCTGCTGCATCTGTCCGGCGGCCTTGACCAACCCGATAGCGGAGCGGTCGTTCTGGACGGCCAGGACATTGGACAGCTTGACGACGCGGCCCGTGCCCATGTGCGGCGGATGCGCATCGGGCTGATCTTCCAGCAGTTCAACCTTGTACCCTCGCTATCGGTCGGGGCGAATATCGCGCTTCAGGCGCGTCTGGCGGGGCGCCATGACAAGGCTTTTGCCGCTGATCTGGCAGAACGTTTGGGGCTGAGCGCCTTGCTGTCGCGCTACCCGGAACAGCTTTCGGGCGGCCAGCAGCAGCGCGTCGCCATTGCCCGTGCCCTTGCCCCTCGGCCTGCGCTTTTGCTGGCCGATGAGCCGACCGGCAACCTTGATGAGGAAACCGGCGATCGCGTTTTGACCCTGCTGCTAGAGCTGGTGGCCGAAACCGGCGCGGGGCTTTTGATGGTCACCCACTCCCCCCGGCTGGCGGATCGTTTGGGGCGGCGCGTGCATCTGTCTCGTGGTGGGTTGGGCGGCTAG
- the pbpC gene encoding penicillin-binding protein 1C: MKRALAITFSLLLAALLAGGLLWLDRWIDETELPPLTLETGVEVLDRNGDLLRAYTVENGRWRLPVSYDAVDPAYIDMLVAYEDRRFWSHPGVDLRSFLRAGWQRLSTGRIVSGGSTLTMQVARLLEDSGTGAWGGKIRQIRLALALERRLSKEEILTLYLHLAPFGGNIEGVRAATLTWFGTEPHRLTAAQSALLVALPQAPNSRRPDRFPEAAEIARNRVLSRAVQFTELTEAEIAWAREEPIPTERRDFPALAAHLADRAITDRPTQGTHHLTLDASLQRQMERLAMRAIGDLGPRMSAAIMVLDHGTGEVLASVGSPDYTDAAREGFVDMTQAVRSPGSTLKPLIYGLAFDAGLLHPQTLIEDRPISIAGYAPQNFDALFRGEVTAAQALQTSLNIPAVTLLEAIGPHQMLSAMGRAGMEVHLPEGEEPGLAIALGGLGTSMQDLMALYAGIARGGVAAPLHWREGDAEEGQRILSDTAAWYLGDILGGVAPPPNAPRIGLSYKTGTSYGHRDAWAFGFDGQHVVGIWMGRADGASVPGAFGAELSAPLLFEAFSRISDETTPRRPPPPGALTLTTAQLPETLRRFIPSAASGGDSGPAITFPPEGAVLAYQPGLPLLARVAEGTPPFTWLWNGAPVATRIYDREIALEAETGFAELTVIDATGQAQRRRVEIEN, from the coding sequence ATGAAACGCGCCCTCGCGATTACCTTCAGCCTGCTCCTCGCTGCGCTCCTCGCCGGCGGGCTGTTGTGGCTGGATCGTTGGATCGACGAGACAGAGCTGCCGCCGCTAACGCTGGAAACCGGGGTGGAGGTTCTGGACCGCAACGGCGACCTTCTACGGGCCTATACCGTGGAAAACGGGCGCTGGCGCTTGCCGGTGTCCTATGACGCGGTCGATCCGGCCTATATCGACATGCTTGTTGCCTATGAAGATCGCCGGTTTTGGTCCCATCCGGGCGTTGATTTGCGTAGTTTTTTGCGGGCCGGGTGGCAACGGCTCTCCACAGGGCGCATCGTCTCTGGCGGCTCGACCCTGACGATGCAGGTGGCGCGGCTGTTGGAGGATTCCGGCACCGGTGCGTGGGGCGGAAAGATCCGGCAAATCCGCCTTGCCTTGGCGCTGGAGCGGCGGTTGTCGAAGGAAGAGATCCTTACGCTCTACCTCCACCTGGCACCTTTTGGCGGCAACATCGAAGGGGTGCGTGCCGCGACGCTTACGTGGTTCGGGACTGAGCCCCATCGCTTGACCGCCGCGCAGTCCGCTTTGCTCGTCGCCCTGCCCCAAGCGCCGAACTCCCGCCGCCCGGACCGCTTTCCCGAGGCCGCGGAAATCGCCCGAAACCGGGTCTTGTCCCGCGCGGTGCAATTCACCGAATTGACCGAAGCGGAAATTGCCTGGGCCCGCGAGGAACCTATTCCAACCGAACGACGAGATTTCCCCGCCCTCGCCGCGCATCTGGCGGACCGGGCGATCACCGACAGACCCACGCAGGGGACGCATCACCTGACGCTCGACGCGAGCCTGCAACGGCAGATGGAGCGTCTCGCGATGCGCGCGATTGGCGATCTGGGGCCTCGCATGTCCGCCGCGATCATGGTGCTGGACCACGGCACCGGAGAGGTCTTGGCCTCGGTCGGATCGCCCGATTACACCGATGCCGCGCGAGAGGGGTTCGTGGATATGACCCAAGCCGTCCGCTCTCCGGGATCAACCCTGAAACCGCTGATCTACGGCCTCGCCTTTGACGCGGGGCTGCTGCATCCGCAAACGCTGATCGAAGATCGCCCGATCTCGATCGCTGGCTATGCGCCGCAGAATTTCGACGCCCTGTTTCGAGGGGAAGTGACCGCCGCGCAGGCTTTGCAAACGTCGCTGAACATACCCGCAGTGACCCTTCTGGAAGCAATCGGTCCGCACCAGATGCTATCGGCGATGGGACGGGCGGGAATGGAGGTTCACCTGCCCGAAGGGGAGGAACCAGGCCTTGCCATTGCCCTGGGCGGATTGGGCACGTCGATGCAGGATCTGATGGCGCTCTATGCCGGGATTGCGCGGGGCGGCGTGGCGGCGCCCCTGCACTGGCGGGAGGGAGACGCGGAGGAAGGGCAGCGCATCCTGTCGGACACGGCGGCATGGTATCTGGGCGACATCCTGGGGGGAGTTGCGCCGCCACCCAACGCGCCGCGCATCGGGTTGAGCTACAAGACGGGCACCAGCTACGGACACAGGGACGCTTGGGCGTTCGGTTTTGACGGGCAGCATGTGGTTGGCATCTGGATGGGCCGCGCCGATGGCGCCTCGGTGCCCGGAGCGTTCGGGGCAGAGCTTTCCGCGCCGCTGCTCTTTGAAGCTTTCTCCCGCATCAGTGACGAGACAACGCCGCGCCGCCCGCCGCCGCCGGGCGCATTGACCCTCACCACAGCGCAACTGCCCGAAACCCTCCGCCGCTTTATCCCCTCCGCTGCGTCCGGTGGCGACTCTGGCCCCGCCATTACCTTCCCTCCCGAAGGCGCGGTTCTGGCCTATCAACCGGGCTTGCCGCTTCTGGCGCGGGTCGCGGAAGGAACGCCGCCTTTCACCTGGCTTTGGAACGGCGCACCGGTGGCCACGCGCATATACGACCGCGAAATCGCACTAGAGGCCGAGACCGGCTTCGCGGAACTCACCGTCATTGACGCCACCGGCCAGGCTCAGCGCCGCCGCGTGGAAATCGAAAACTAG
- a CDS encoding acetyl-CoA C-acyltransferase family protein translates to MDDIVILSGARTAIGTFGGSLAGTAPIDTGTVVAKAALERAGVEGGQIGHVVFGHVINTEPRDMYLSRVAAMQAGIPETAPAMNVNRLCGSGAQAIVSVIQSLALGDADFGLAGGAESMSRSPYISTATRFGQKMGDLKTLDMMLGALNCPFGTGHMGVTAENVADEHDVTRAQMDAFAMTSQERAAHAIEQGYFAEQIVPVEVRVKRDMVPFEVDEHPKATSLEKLGGLRAVFQKDGRVTAGNASGINDGAAALVLARAESAEAAGLTPRARVLGYAHAGVRPEVMGIGPVPAVENLLAKTGLSIGDFDVIESNEAFASQALAVNKGLGLDPDKVNPNGGAIALGHPVGATGAIITVKALYELERIGGKRALITMCIGGGQGIALAIERP, encoded by the coding sequence ATGGACGATATCGTCATCCTGTCGGGCGCACGCACGGCAATCGGCACATTTGGGGGATCGCTGGCGGGCACGGCGCCGATCGACACGGGCACTGTTGTTGCCAAAGCCGCGCTGGAACGCGCCGGAGTAGAGGGTGGCCAGATCGGCCATGTGGTCTTTGGCCATGTCATCAACACGGAGCCCCGTGACATGTACCTGTCCCGTGTTGCAGCGATGCAGGCGGGCATTCCAGAGACAGCCCCAGCGATGAACGTGAACCGCCTCTGCGGCTCTGGGGCGCAAGCGATTGTGTCAGTCATTCAATCGCTGGCCCTGGGCGATGCTGATTTCGGCCTGGCAGGCGGCGCGGAAAGCATGTCGCGTTCGCCGTATATCTCAACGGCCACGCGGTTCGGGCAAAAGATGGGCGACCTAAAGACGCTCGACATGATGTTGGGGGCGCTGAACTGTCCGTTCGGAACGGGCCATATGGGGGTAACAGCAGAAAACGTCGCCGACGAGCATGACGTGACCCGCGCCCAAATGGACGCTTTTGCCATGACCTCGCAAGAGCGCGCGGCACATGCGATTGAGCAGGGGTATTTTGCAGAACAAATCGTGCCGGTAGAGGTCCGCGTGAAGCGCGACATGGTACCGTTTGAAGTGGACGAGCACCCCAAGGCGACCTCTTTGGAAAAGTTGGGCGGTCTGCGCGCTGTCTTCCAGAAGGACGGTCGCGTGACAGCGGGCAATGCCAGCGGCATCAACGACGGTGCAGCGGCCTTGGTGCTGGCGCGTGCTGAGTCGGCGGAAGCCGCGGGCCTCACCCCCCGCGCCCGTGTGCTGGGCTACGCGCACGCCGGCGTGCGCCCTGAGGTCATGGGGATCGGCCCTGTGCCAGCGGTCGAAAACCTGCTCGCGAAAACGGGCCTGAGCATCGGCGATTTTGACGTGATCGAATCGAATGAAGCCTTCGCCTCTCAGGCGCTTGCCGTGAACAAGGGGCTTGGCCTTGACCCGGACAAGGTGAACCCCAACGGGGGCGCGATTGCCCTTGGCCACCCGGTCGGCGCGACCGGAGCGATTATCACCGTGAAGGCGTTGTACGAACTGGAGCGGATCGGCGGCAAACGCGCCCTGATCACCATGTGCATCGGCGGCGGACAGGGCATCGCGCTCGCCATCGAACGCCCGTGA
- a CDS encoding ABC transporter permease: MLYTALLSLISHWRRHPGQFAMLALGLALATALWSGVQAINAEARSAYDRAAATLGQDQIARLERPNGQPIDPAEYVALRAAGYLVSPVISGEVRDANGRLRLLGIDPLTLPPDAQGPALDGDLDLVGFFTAPGVLLMGEATANGPLPADLPPIQFSETVPPAAAITDISTAARLLGQTGPSYLLVNPVQPLGLPPLAEATTLILRAPDNGGDIARLTDSFHLNLTAFGFLSFGVGLFIVHAAIGLAFEQRRAIVRTLRALGTPLRTILLALSLELAVIALLAGVIGVAMGYVVAASLMPGVAGTLRGLYGAEIAGVLQFSPYWALLGLFITFIGTAAAAIQAMIRTARMPLLAPAMPRAWAQASGRMIRLQALAALGLFALSGALALSGAGLIAAFGCLACLLIGAALALPALMTGALSLIRPKGAFTEWVVADTRQQIPDLSLALMALLLALSANIGVSTMVGSFRATFLGWLDQRLASELYVTAATSDEAQILMTALAPEVDAILPIVSTPLRLFDQPAELFGVVDHATYRAAWPFLSQAADPWGQLATGDAILVNEQMARREGLSVGDTVDIAGGLPIVGVYSDYGNPSGQAIVSLTRLSEMFPNLQARRFAIRIAPEAAPALATRLREDFGLPPDAVTNQAQVKAFSVAVFDQTFRVTGALNVLTLGVAGIALLTSLLTLANLRLPQLAPIWAIGASRAQLAWVEMARSLILAAITFLAALPVGLALAWVLLALVNVEAFGWRLPMRVFPGDWLILGLLALLAAGLAALGPTLRLARIPPARLTQVFAQER; the protein is encoded by the coding sequence ATGCTCTACACCGCCCTTTTGAGCCTGATTTCCCATTGGCGCCGCCACCCCGGCCAATTCGCGATGCTGGCTCTTGGGCTGGCCTTGGCGACCGCCCTTTGGTCCGGCGTGCAAGCCATCAATGCCGAGGCGCGAAGCGCCTATGACCGGGCCGCCGCCACCCTTGGGCAAGATCAGATCGCCCGGTTGGAGCGCCCCAATGGGCAGCCGATTGACCCTGCCGAGTATGTCGCCCTTCGCGCGGCGGGATACCTCGTGTCTCCGGTGATCTCGGGCGAGGTGAGGGACGCCAATGGCAGGTTGCGCCTGCTGGGGATTGATCCGTTGACTCTGCCACCCGATGCACAGGGCCCTGCCTTGGACGGCGACCTGGATCTTGTCGGATTCTTCACCGCGCCGGGTGTGCTTTTGATGGGGGAGGCGACGGCCAACGGCCCGCTTCCGGCCGATCTTCCGCCGATCCAGTTCAGCGAAACGGTGCCCCCCGCCGCCGCGATTACCGATATCTCGACCGCCGCGCGGCTGTTGGGCCAAACAGGGCCGTCATATCTGCTTGTGAACCCGGTCCAGCCCCTTGGTTTGCCCCCCTTGGCTGAGGCCACAACGCTAATCCTTCGCGCACCTGATAATGGCGGTGATATCGCGCGGCTGACCGATAGTTTTCACCTGAACTTGACGGCTTTCGGCTTCCTGTCATTTGGGGTTGGGCTGTTCATCGTCCACGCCGCGATTGGGCTGGCGTTTGAACAGCGCCGTGCCATCGTGCGGACCTTGCGAGCCTTGGGCACACCGCTTCGCACGATCCTTTTGGCGCTGTCACTGGAGCTTGCCGTGATCGCGCTTTTGGCCGGAGTGATCGGCGTGGCGATGGGCTATGTGGTTGCTGCCAGCCTGATGCCCGGCGTTGCCGGTACCCTGCGAGGGCTTTACGGCGCCGAGATCGCGGGCGTGCTTCAGTTCAGTCCCTATTGGGCACTTTTGGGTCTATTCATTACCTTCATTGGCACCGCCGCCGCGGCGATTCAGGCGATGATCCGCACGGCTCGGATGCCGCTTCTGGCGCCCGCGATGCCGCGGGCTTGGGCGCAGGCGTCGGGCCGGATGATCCGCTTGCAGGCCCTCGCGGCGCTCGGGCTATTCGCCCTGTCGGGCGCGCTGGCCCTGTCGGGCGCGGGGCTCATCGCAGCCTTCGGCTGCTTGGCGTGCTTGCTGATCGGCGCGGCGCTGGCGTTGCCAGCTTTAATGACCGGGGCGCTGTCGTTGATCCGGCCGAAGGGCGCTTTCACGGAATGGGTCGTGGCCGACACGCGCCAGCAAATTCCCGACCTGTCGCTGGCGCTTATGGCGCTGCTGCTGGCGCTGTCGGCCAATATCGGGGTCTCTACCATGGTCGGCTCGTTCCGCGCGACGTTCCTCGGCTGGCTCGATCAACGGCTCGCGTCCGAGCTTTACGTGACCGCCGCCACCTCGGACGAGGCGCAGATCCTCATGACCGCCCTCGCCCCCGAGGTGGACGCGATCTTGCCAATCGTCTCCACCCCCCTGCGCCTGTTCGACCAACCGGCCGAACTGTTTGGCGTCGTCGACCATGCCACCTACCGCGCCGCTTGGCCGTTTTTGTCGCAAGCCGCGGACCCTTGGGGGCAACTCGCAACGGGCGATGCGATCTTGGTGAATGAACAAATGGCCCGCCGTGAAGGCTTGTCGGTTGGGGACACCGTAGACATCGCAGGCGGCTTGCCGATCGTGGGGGTATATTCCGACTACGGCAACCCCAGCGGGCAAGCAATTGTGTCTCTGACCCGCCTGTCAGAGATGTTTCCAAACCTGCAGGCCCGTCGCTTTGCCATCCGCATTGCCCCGGAAGCGGCCCCGGCATTGGCCACACGACTGCGAGAGGACTTCGGCCTTCCCCCCGACGCCGTGACCAACCAAGCGCAGGTGAAGGCCTTCTCTGTCGCGGTGTTCGACCAAACCTTTCGCGTGACCGGAGCGCTGAACGTGCTGACCTTGGGCGTAGCGGGCATCGCCCTGCTGACCAGCTTGCTGACCTTGGCCAACTTGCGCTTGCCGCAATTGGCCCCGATCTGGGCCATCGGCGCGTCCCGGGCGCAACTTGCTTGGGTGGAAATGGCGCGGAGCCTGATCCTGGCTGCAATCACCTTTCTGGCGGCCCTGCCCGTGGGCCTTGCGTTGGCATGGGTACTGCTCGCCTTGGTAAATGTGGAGGCGTTTGGCTGGCGCTTACCCATGCGCGTGTTCCCCGGCGATTGGCTGATCCTCGGCCTCTTGGCTCTGCTCGCCGCCGGCCTCGCGGCCCTTGGCCCGACCCTTCGACTTGCCCGGATACCGCCCGCGCGGCTCACCCAAGTTTTCGCACAGGAACGCTGA